The Capsicum annuum cultivar UCD-10X-F1 chromosome 3, UCD10Xv1.1, whole genome shotgun sequence genomic sequence AATCTTTTGAAACTTTTGAGTTGTACAGGTTGTGTTGAAGTGACTGGATGTGTCACATGTGAGGAGCTCGTCAACTGGGATCAAATCCCAGAAGGGGTGAGTTTATTTCTCAAGTATTTTGGTCTTGTTGTGTGATACGTGTCTTTTTTATTTGCTCCTTTTTGTTTACAGGTGAGGCTAGAGGGTCAAACAAAATTTTGCTGGCTTTGTGAGCAGCCACAGGTATTTTGGTTTATTTGGAAGTCAATTATTTGTTTCCTTCGTATTATCTCCAGCGTAAGAATCATTATTTTGCTTTTAACTCGTGCAGAAACTTATTGTACCATTTGAAATGCGAGGGTTCCAAGGTGTTTATAACTTGGAAAGGAAGGTATTCAAATTTGAGAAACTTTATCGTCTTTCCCCCTTATACATGATTTAAGACATTTCCACTTGTGGTTACATTGATCCACGTTCGAAGCTCATTTTGCTGttgcatctttatttttatttatttttcgttTGAATTTGTGTTCTAGATATATGAAGCTGCAAGCCGAGGTATTTCTCCAGTTGTGCCCCCACTTCCAGTAAAATTTCCCCTTCCAAATCCACGGGATCCTTTTTCATTGAAGCCAAGATCCCTTGCTTCCTCCCCAAGTAGCTCCAGTACATCGGAGGTGAACAACCGATCTGAAAATCTTGTTGCTGCAATAGCTGGTGCTCGAGCGGCTGCCACACAGTTTTCTAAGAACGGTAATTCTCAGTCGAATACAGTTGAGGAAGGAGATGATTCAAGGACAAGAAATATGTATAGGAGGGCTCATAATTGATCAACAACTGTGTACTTTTTGGAGGTCTAGTTATTCAGTTGGGGCTGCGTTGCTGTTatggtttttagtttttttcgAAATGATGATGTGTAAACTGCTGGTCAAAATGCTCATGTCATGTGTACATATTGTTTTCTGCTAGTTATCTCCTTTGATGAATCTCTTATATTTGAATGCACTTTCATAAAATTTGCAAGAGTAATCACTGATAATGATGATGAGTAAATAAAGGCATAATATATAGATAGACACTTAAACTTGGCCTCAACTAGTAAGTAAAAACTCCAACTTTGAAAATGCACATCTAGATCTCAATTCGTCTCCACTGTGTCCGTCGTACACTCTTAACCAGCAAAATGATTGATGCCTTCGAGGTTTATGTGTCATGTCAGCATTAGATATTCACGATATATAGCAGGGACGAGTTGAGGTGTATAAATGTGCACTAGTAACATGATGTCCAGTTCATGACTGTTCAACACACACATTAGCATTGCAAATATGTCATCCTCCAAATGCTTGCTAGTCATGTTCCTTGGACTAGTTGTCCTTACAACCTTCACATTTGCTGATCAACACTACCAACATACCAATCATGAGTTTGGTTCTGCCATTAATCAGCCAAACAGGAAAGATTACATAGCCATGGAACCAGATCCTGAACATAAGTATGAGTCGCACTGGTATTCATTCCTAGAACATAGGAGGATGGTGGATCAATGATCATAGACTTTTGACTCACCTTAATCATGTAACAGTactgtgcttagatgggactcttTGGTGTAAGTTTAATTTCTTGGTTTGAACACGACATTTAGTCCATGTTGCTATTTCTGCATCCAGAGGGGAGTGCTTGCTATTTTTCGTCAAGAACATTTCCTTCCTACCAAATACACATTAATTGCTATTTTTCGTCAAGAACATTTCCTTCCTACCAAATACACATTAATTGTGTGAGTCAACTATTTTGTTTccaaacttcttttttttttttttttgaaaaaaagattaccAATATCTATTTGATAGATTTTGTGCATCTCACAGCTTCACATGTTTTTAAACATAGGGCAAGATCAGCATTCATCACTACCTCTAAAATTCCCTTTTTCTCTGAAAACAATAACAGAAATCCATCAGCAATGGGCTTCTTTGCATTGAAAAAGAAATAACCTTGATACTTGCTTTCGATGTTAGTCTTAGGTCAAAGTTTTCAAGAAGTGCATTGGTTGAAAGCATCATCAGATGCGATTGATTGATCAAGATCGGAGTTTATTCTTTTCTATCGAACCTATAATAACTAGTGTTTTTCTATCAATAGAACTTTGTTAGATGGTTCGATAGGATAGAAAAGACTTGGATCTTGGTCAATCAATTGTATCTCATGATGCTTTCAATGAAATCCACTTCTTGAAAACTTTGCCCATGGACTTTCATCAGAATAAGTATCGAGGTTATTTCTTTTGCTATGCAATTGAATTATGTACCCTTTTATTAATTCTTGAGTTTCCATTT encodes the following:
- the LOC107864595 gene encoding activating signal cointegrator 1, giving the protein MGSRNRSDVNYRNPCLTMHQPWASLLVYGIKRIEGRSWPSPIRGRLWIHAASKIPEPETIKAMEDFYREIYAVDGITDLKFPEHYPVSRLLGCVEVTGCVTCEELVNWDQIPEGVRLEGQTKFCWLCEQPQKLIVPFEMRGFQGVYNLERKIYEAASRGISPVVPPLPVKFPLPNPRDPFSLKPRSLASSPSSSSTSEVNNRSENLVAAIAGARAAATQFSKNGNSQSNTVEEGDDSRTRNMYRRAHN